The stretch of DNA GCTGAAAGTCGAAAAATTATCAAAACGCTTTGCAACCTATCAGGCGGTGGACTCTATATCTCTTGACGTGCAAAATGGAGAAATCTTCGGGTTTCTTGGCCCCAATGGTGCCGGTAAGACCACCACCATAAAAATGCTGGCCGGCTTGTTAAAACCTGATGCTGGCAGCATTACTATCAACGGTCTTGATCTTGCCAGGGCACCAAATGAATGTAAAAAAATAACCGGCTATATCCCTGATCGTCCTTTTCTTTATGAAAAGTTAACCGGTTCGGAGTTCTTGCGATTTATCGCCAGTCTCTATGGCCAAGATAACAGGCGGACAGAGGAAAATGGCCAGAAATTTTTAGAACTTTTCGACCTGCTGAAGTGGCAGGATTTTCTCATTGAAAGCTACTCCCACGGCATGCGCCAGAAATTAATCATAACGGCAGCCTTTATGCTGGAACCGCCGCTAATTATTGTTGACGAACCAATGGTTGGTTTAGATCCGAAAAGTGCCCGCGTGGTAAAGGAGCTTTTTAAAGAGCATGCTAGAAACGGCGGCGCTGTTTTCCTTTCAACCCACTCCATGGAGGTTGCCGAAGAGTTATGCGACCGGCTCGCAATTATTGTGGAGGGCAAGCTTATTGCCTCCGGCAGCCTCGATTCGATACGCCAGCAGGCCGCGAAAGAAGGATCAACTCTTGAAGATATTTTTCTG from Desulfobulbaceae bacterium encodes:
- a CDS encoding ABC transporter ATP-binding protein, yielding MLKVEKLSKRFATYQAVDSISLDVQNGEIFGFLGPNGAGKTTTIKMLAGLLKPDAGSITINGLDLARAPNECKKITGYIPDRPFLYEKLTGSEFLRFIASLYGQDNRRTEENGQKFLELFDLLKWQDFLIESYSHGMRQKLIITAAFMLEPPLIIVDEPMVGLDPKSARVVKELFKEHARNGGAVFLSTHSMEVAEELCDRLAIIVEGKLIASGSLDSIRQQAAKEGSTLEDIFLQLTGAFELQEVIKALR